The genomic segment CGACGCCGTCTCCCGCTCCCACTTCCGATCTGCGGCCGGAGATCCGCTCCAGCGCCATCGGCGCACCGGCCGAGACCGTCCCCCCGCAGGCGCTGAGCATCCCCTCGCTCGGCGTCGACATGGCCGTCACCCCCGTCGGCATCGCGGACGAGGGGCAGATGGAGCTCCCCGAGGACCCGGCGATCGCCGGCTGGTACCGCTTCGGACCGGATGCCGCGAGCGGTGAGGGGAACATCGTCATCGCCGCCCACGTCGATTCAGTGGACTACCCGATCGGCCCGCTCGCCGACCTGCGCGATGCCGCGGCCGGCGAGACCGTCACGGTGACCGGGGCCG from the Microbacterium ginsengiterrae genome contains:
- a CDS encoding class F sortase, yielding MDEGMSRHRMGVRAVGAALASIGVAACLIACSPVGAGDRQSAESSPSPASTPSPAPTSDLRPEIRSSAIGAPAETVPPQALSIPSLGVDMAVTPVGIADEGQMELPEDPAIAGWYRFGPDAASGEGNIVIAAHVDSVDYPIGPLADLRDAAAGETVTVTGADGTDRGYVIESVTFYEKTALPTDEIFRRSGDPALIVITCGGPFDSSTGHYRDNVVAVARPQ